A DNA window from Providencia huaxiensis contains the following coding sequences:
- the rlmM gene encoding 23S rRNA (cytidine(2498)-2'-O)-methyltransferase RlmM has protein sequence MSNKIALYCRPGFEKECAAEITDKAGQKEIYGFARVKENSGYVIFECYQAEDADTLARTLPFRELIFARQMIVIGDLLKDLPPEDRITPIVNALSQQVARAGDIRVEVADTNESKELLKFCRKFTVPLRNALRKEKILLPLENFKRPVIHVFFIAPGCCYTGYSYTNNSSNFYMGIPRLKFPSDAPSRSTLKLEEAFHVFIPYEEWEERLASGMKAVDLGACPGGWTYQLVKRSMMVDAVDNGPMAESLMDTGQVKHHREDGFKFKPTSHNITWLVCDMVEKPAKVAALMTDWLAQGWCREAIFNLKLPMKKRYEEVSHILEKMKTQLKEQGINVLIQAKQLYHDREEVTVHVMRIWSANPMAREYY, from the coding sequence ATGAGTAATAAAATTGCACTATATTGCCGTCCAGGCTTTGAAAAAGAATGTGCAGCAGAGATTACAGATAAAGCAGGGCAAAAAGAGATTTATGGTTTTGCTCGCGTAAAAGAAAACAGTGGTTATGTTATTTTTGAGTGCTATCAAGCAGAAGATGCAGACACACTCGCACGGACGTTGCCTTTTCGAGAATTAATTTTTGCTCGTCAAATGATTGTAATAGGGGATTTACTTAAGGACTTACCGCCTGAAGACCGTATTACTCCGATTGTAAATGCATTGAGTCAGCAAGTTGCGCGGGCAGGTGATATCCGTGTTGAAGTTGCTGATACCAACGAGTCGAAAGAGCTGCTGAAATTTTGCCGCAAGTTTACGGTACCTTTACGTAATGCATTACGTAAAGAAAAAATCTTATTGCCACTCGAAAACTTTAAGCGGCCTGTTATTCATGTATTTTTTATAGCCCCAGGTTGTTGTTATACCGGGTATTCATATACTAATAATAGTTCGAACTTCTATATGGGGATCCCAAGATTAAAATTCCCATCGGATGCTCCGAGTCGTTCAACCTTAAAACTTGAGGAAGCTTTCCATGTCTTCATTCCTTATGAAGAGTGGGAAGAGCGTCTAGCGAGCGGGATGAAAGCAGTCGACCTTGGTGCATGTCCAGGTGGATGGACTTATCAATTGGTAAAACGCAGTATGATGGTGGATGCTGTAGATAACGGCCCAATGGCAGAAAGCCTTATGGATACAGGGCAAGTTAAGCATCACCGTGAAGATGGGTTTAAATTTAAGCCTACTTCCCACAACATTACGTGGTTAGTCTGTGATATGGTTGAAAAACCCGCTAAAGTTGCTGCGTTAATGACGGATTGGCTTGCACAAGGTTGGTGCCGAGAAGCCATTTTTAACTTAAAATTGCCGATGAAAAAGCGCTATGAAGAAGTTTCACATATCTTAGAAAAGATGAAAACACAGCTCAAAGAGCAAGGCATTAATGTGTTGATTCAAGCGAAGCAGCTTTATCATGACCGTGAAGAAGTGACTGTGCACGTGATGAGGATATGGTCGGCAAATCCAATGGCACGTGAGTATTATTAA
- a CDS encoding DUF423 domain-containing protein, translated as MNSRLMLIFAGISGFFTVAFGAIGSHALSSIMSVHQMDWIEIGLRYQMLHTVALMVLGAILLRKIILWFYWSGVFFSVGILLFSGSLYCMALLQVKYFSYFTPIGGVCFLIGWLLVVIGAMRLRKSASRNE; from the coding sequence GTGAATAGTCGTTTGATGTTAATTTTTGCTGGAATTAGTGGCTTCTTTACTGTTGCTTTTGGGGCTATTGGTTCACATGCGTTATCGTCAATTATGAGTGTCCATCAAATGGACTGGATTGAAATAGGACTGCGTTATCAAATGTTGCATACTGTAGCACTGATGGTGCTCGGGGCAATTTTATTACGTAAAATTATCCTATGGTTCTATTGGTCAGGTGTGTTTTTCTCTGTTGGGATACTTCTTTTTAGCGGTAGCCTTTATTGTATGGCACTATTGCAGGTAAAATACTTCTCTTATTTTACGCCAATAGGTGGTGTATGTTTCCTAATTGGTTGGCTGTTAGTGGTTATTGGCGCTATGCGTCTAAGGAAATCGGCGTCACGCAATGAGTAA
- a CDS encoding transcriptional regulator GcvA has product MSKRLPPLNALRVFDAAARHLSFTKAAEELFVTQAAVSHQMKSLEDFLGLKLFRRRNRSLLLTEEGQSYYLDIKEIFSSLNEATRKLQARSAKGALTVSLSPSFAIQWLVPRLSGFNQAYPGIDVRIQAVDREEDKLADDVDVAIFYGKGNWPGLRTDRLYAEYLMPVCSPSLLTGDSQLKVPEDLAKHTLLHDSSRRDWQAYVKQLELQNVVNVQQGPIFSHSAMVIQAAVHGQGVALTNNVMAKNEIDAGRLVCPFSEVLVSKNAFYLVCQENQADLGKIAAFRQWILGQAASEQEKLGFITGDQDVALIQ; this is encoded by the coding sequence ATGTCTAAAAGATTACCGCCCCTAAATGCACTGAGAGTCTTTGACGCTGCAGCTCGTCATTTAAGTTTTACTAAGGCAGCAGAAGAATTATTTGTTACTCAAGCGGCCGTTAGCCACCAGATGAAAAGTTTGGAGGATTTCCTTGGGTTGAAATTATTTCGTCGGCGCAATCGCTCATTGTTGTTGACAGAAGAGGGACAAAGTTATTACCTTGATATTAAAGAAATTTTTTCTTCTTTGAATGAGGCGACGCGTAAGTTACAAGCAAGAAGCGCGAAGGGGGCATTAACAGTGAGTTTATCCCCAAGCTTTGCAATTCAATGGCTGGTACCAAGGCTTTCAGGCTTCAATCAAGCCTATCCAGGCATTGATGTGCGGATCCAGGCTGTAGATAGAGAAGAAGATAAATTGGCTGATGACGTTGATGTCGCTATTTTCTACGGTAAAGGTAATTGGCCTGGATTAAGAACAGATAGGCTTTATGCTGAATATTTAATGCCTGTGTGTTCGCCATCTTTATTAACTGGGGATAGCCAACTAAAAGTTCCTGAAGATCTAGCAAAACATACGTTACTTCACGATTCTTCACGAAGAGACTGGCAGGCATATGTTAAGCAACTAGAGTTACAAAATGTAGTCAATGTACAGCAAGGTCCCATTTTTAGTCATAGTGCTATGGTTATTCAAGCTGCTGTTCATGGTCAGGGGGTTGCATTAACGAATAATGTGATGGCCAAAAATGAAATTGACGCTGGGCGCTTAGTTTGCCCTTTTAGTGAGGTGTTAGTTAGTAAAAACGCATTCTACCTAGTTTGCCAAGAAAATCAGGCAGATTTAGGCAAAATAGCTGCATTTCGCCAATGGATCCTTGGGCAGGCAGCAAGTGAACAAGAGAAATTAGGCTTTATTACGGGTGACCAAGATGTGGCGCTTATTCAGTAA